One genomic segment of Deltaproteobacteria bacterium HGW-Deltaproteobacteria-18 includes these proteins:
- a CDS encoding amino acid permease, protein MGSELNKKFGLFTAIAMVVGIVIGSGVFFKAEKILTATGGNLPLGILAWIIGGFIMISCAYTFSLMATKYERVNGIVDYAEAAMGKKYGYYVGWFMALIYYPTLTAVLAWVSARYTAVLFGWDITGGECMTFSGFFLVASYALNALSPVLAGKFQVATTVIKLIPLLLMAVVGTVFGLGNGMIVQNFTTSVTEVDPLIAVFTAVVATSFAYEGWIIATSINAELRDSKRNLPLALMAGTFTVMVVYILYYVGLAGAVTNQTLMEGGQEGAKLAFETVFSSLGGTLIFVFVIISCLGTLNGLMLGCTRGIYSISARNQGPLPAMYKQIDNATNMPTNSAVLGLLLSAFWLVYFYGANLTKPWFGFFCFDPSELPIVTIYALYIPIFVVFMKKEADLSTFKRYIMPSLAVFGSLFMMFAACFSHGMAVVAYLAIFGVIMLGGAFFSREREI, encoded by the coding sequence ATGGGATCGGAGTTGAACAAGAAGTTCGGCCTTTTTACCGCGATTGCGATGGTTGTAGGCATTGTCATTGGCAGCGGCGTCTTTTTCAAGGCGGAAAAAATTCTCACCGCCACCGGAGGCAATCTGCCCCTTGGAATTCTTGCCTGGATCATTGGCGGATTCATCATGATCTCCTGCGCCTACACATTCTCTCTGATGGCCACCAAGTATGAGCGCGTGAACGGGATCGTCGACTACGCCGAAGCCGCCATGGGCAAGAAATACGGCTATTATGTCGGCTGGTTCATGGCGCTCATCTACTATCCGACCCTGACCGCCGTCCTGGCGTGGGTTTCGGCCCGCTACACCGCCGTACTGTTCGGATGGGATATCACCGGGGGCGAGTGCATGACCTTCTCCGGTTTTTTTCTGGTGGCCAGCTATGCCCTGAACGCCCTGTCGCCCGTTCTGGCCGGTAAATTCCAGGTCGCGACGACCGTAATCAAGCTCATCCCGCTCCTTCTCATGGCGGTGGTTGGCACTGTCTTCGGCCTAGGCAACGGCATGATCGTACAGAATTTCACCACCTCCGTGACTGAAGTCGATCCGCTCATCGCGGTGTTTACCGCCGTCGTCGCCACGTCCTTCGCCTACGAGGGATGGATCATCGCCACCAGCATCAACGCCGAGCTCAGGGATTCCAAGAGGAATCTCCCCCTGGCCCTGATGGCCGGAACCTTCACGGTCATGGTCGTGTACATATTGTATTACGTTGGCCTCGCGGGCGCGGTCACCAATCAGACCCTCATGGAAGGCGGTCAGGAAGGCGCGAAACTGGCTTTCGAGACCGTCTTTTCGAGTCTTGGCGGAACGCTCATCTTCGTCTTCGTCATCATCTCCTGCCTTGGCACCCTGAATGGCCTGATGCTCGGGTGTACCCGAGGCATCTACTCCATCTCCGCCAGGAACCAGGGACCGCTTCCGGCCATGTACAAGCAGATCGACAACGCGACGAACATGCCCACCAACTCCGCCGTGCTGGGACTACTGTTGTCCGCGTTCTGGCTGGTGTATTTCTACGGGGCGAACCTCACCAAACCGTGGTTCGGTTTTTTCTGCTTCGATCCTTCGGAACTTCCGATTGTCACAATCTATGCCCTGTACATCCCGATTTTCGTGGTGTTCATGAAAAAGGAAGCCGATCTCTCGACGTTCAAGCGTTACATAATGCCTTCCTTGGCAGTGTTCGGTAGCCTGTTCATGATGTTCGCCGCCTGTTTTTCTCATGGCATGGCCGTTGTTGCCTATCTGGCCATCTTTGGCGTGATCATGCTGGGCGGGGCATTCTTTTCGCGGGAGCGCGAAATCTAG